One window of Candidatus Nanosynbacter sp. HMT-352 genomic DNA carries:
- a CDS encoding MscL family protein, with protein MVAKSTESKKPTNKDVKAAKTSAKKLTANSIKTVTKVAAIKEKKIVSAAIKDTHMGGFVNFIREQGVVGLAVGLAIGTAAGDTVKKLVTAFIDPLVQLIVGSQQGLQSASFTVEVAGRKGEFLYGAFVSSLITLIAVAFVVYAIVHFFKLDKLDKKKD; from the coding sequence ATGGTAGCGAAATCTACTGAGTCAAAAAAACCAACAAATAAGGACGTAAAAGCAGCGAAAACATCAGCTAAAAAACTAACTGCTAATAGTATTAAAACAGTCACGAAAGTTGCCGCCATCAAAGAAAAGAAAATTGTAAGTGCAGCTATAAAAGATACTCATATGGGTGGGTTTGTAAACTTTATTCGCGAGCAAGGTGTTGTTGGTTTGGCTGTAGGTTTGGCAATTGGTACTGCAGCTGGTGATACGGTTAAAAAGTTAGTGACGGCATTTATTGACCCGTTAGTGCAGTTGATCGTTGGCTCTCAACAAGGATTGCAATCAGCTTCATTTACGGTTGAAGTTGCTGGACGTAAAGGTGAGTTTTTATACGGCGCGTTCGTTAGCTCGTTAATTACGTTGATAGCCGTTGCATTTGTTGTATATGCAATCGTTCACTTCTTTAAACTCGATAAATTAGACAAGAAAAAGGACTAA